Proteins from one Paenibacillus amylolyticus genomic window:
- a CDS encoding S66 peptidase family protein, giving the protein MNQRSIRYPQPLAPGHTIGVAAPSSGVGESLHHYLEESKRNMERLGFDVLESSSLRQNIKCVSASKEQRAEEMNEFFRNPNIQAIIPPWGGEFLMDILPLLDWEALNTLPPKWVMGYSDISTFLFAYTLLTGTATAHGTNYVDLRSNALDPVTARWIDVLQTPYGGQITQSSSTHYQSAWKMELPGFNLDTPSRWKQLGQSEDAEFSGRLIGGCMDTLTCLIGTPYAPVQSYLDQYCADEGSIWYLESCEMSAGDIYRHLWQMRQAGWFTGVKGFMFGRPAGYSDTADFNFTDALSAALGDLDVPVLYDVDLGHMPPQLTFVNGALGKVAYEDGRGSLEMAFV; this is encoded by the coding sequence ATGAATCAACGTTCAATCCGTTATCCACAGCCACTCGCTCCGGGACATACCATCGGTGTGGCAGCCCCCTCCAGCGGTGTAGGCGAATCCCTGCACCATTATCTTGAGGAGAGCAAACGCAATATGGAGCGTCTGGGTTTTGACGTGTTGGAAAGTTCATCGCTTCGCCAGAACATCAAATGTGTGAGTGCCTCCAAAGAGCAACGGGCCGAAGAGATGAATGAGTTTTTCCGTAATCCGAATATTCAGGCCATTATCCCTCCATGGGGTGGAGAGTTCCTGATGGATATCCTGCCCCTGCTGGATTGGGAAGCTTTGAACACATTGCCACCCAAATGGGTCATGGGTTATTCGGATATCAGCACCTTTTTATTCGCATACACCCTGCTCACCGGCACAGCGACAGCGCACGGCACCAATTATGTGGATCTGAGGTCCAATGCCCTCGATCCCGTGACTGCGCGCTGGATTGATGTATTACAGACCCCTTACGGCGGACAGATCACACAATCGTCTTCCACGCATTATCAATCGGCATGGAAAATGGAACTGCCTGGATTTAACCTGGATACACCTTCGCGCTGGAAACAGCTCGGGCAATCGGAAGATGCAGAGTTCTCCGGTCGGCTGATCGGCGGCTGTATGGATACCCTCACCTGTCTAATCGGTACCCCGTATGCACCCGTGCAATCGTATTTGGATCAGTACTGTGCAGATGAAGGCAGCATCTGGTATCTGGAGAGCTGTGAGATGAGCGCCGGGGATATCTATCGTCATCTGTGGCAGATGAGACAGGCCGGCTGGTTTACGGGCGTGAAAGGTTTCATGTTCGGCCGGCCTGCGGGTTATTCCGATACAGCGGATTTCAATTTTACCGATGCCCTATCCGCTGCACTTGGGGATCTGGATGTTCCTGTACTGTACGATGTGGATCTCGGCCATATGCCGCCCCAGCTCACCTTTGTGAATGGAGCATTGGGCAAAGTGGCATATGAAGATGGACGCGGGAGCCTTGAGATGGCGTTTGTGTAA
- a CDS encoding threonine/serine exporter family protein yields MIGSNPTEQSRVIAICLLAGKIMLQSGGETYRVEDTMKRMAAALGLPHSHSYVVPTGIFFSVDATEPAKLIRISERTTDLDKVSEVNSVSRRIGQGELSAQEAHDLLVQIEGKSSSYSTAVQLAAAALSSGCFTIMFGGGWSDFLPALICGGIGYAAVIAFHRLVRVKFFAELTASFVIGILAFLLIYMGVGHERDKIIIGSVMPLVPGLLITNAVRDLMAGHLVSGLSKGAEAFLTAFAIGTGIAVVFSLFT; encoded by the coding sequence ATGATTGGCAGCAACCCTACTGAACAATCCCGCGTGATCGCCATCTGTCTGCTCGCAGGCAAAATCATGCTGCAAAGCGGCGGTGAGACCTACCGTGTGGAGGATACCATGAAACGCATGGCCGCAGCGCTGGGTTTACCCCATTCGCACAGTTACGTTGTGCCGACGGGCATCTTCTTTTCTGTTGATGCAACCGAACCCGCCAAGCTGATTCGTATCTCCGAGCGTACGACGGATCTGGACAAGGTATCCGAGGTGAACTCGGTCTCCCGCCGCATTGGACAAGGAGAGCTATCCGCTCAGGAAGCCCATGATCTGTTGGTACAGATCGAAGGCAAGTCTTCCTCCTATTCAACGGCTGTGCAACTTGCGGCCGCAGCATTATCCAGTGGTTGTTTTACCATTATGTTTGGCGGGGGCTGGAGCGACTTTCTTCCGGCTCTGATCTGCGGGGGTATAGGTTATGCAGCTGTTATTGCCTTTCATCGGCTGGTACGGGTCAAATTTTTTGCCGAGCTTACGGCATCTTTTGTTATTGGCATACTCGCTTTTCTTCTGATTTACATGGGAGTCGGGCATGAACGGGACAAAATTATTATTGGTTCGGTTATGCCGCTGGTTCCCGGGCTGCTGATTACCAATGCTGTACGTGACCTGATGGCCGGACATCTCGTGTCCGGATTATCCAAGGGAGCCGAGGCTTTTCTGACCGCCTTTGCCATAGGTACCGGCATTGCAGTTGTATTTTCACTTTTTACGTAA
- a CDS encoding threonine/serine exporter family protein, whose translation MLHFIEQALTSFVASAAFGIIFNAPRRMLLHGGFVGMIGWIIYIVLEYAADAVPATLAATIAVGVISQAFARMFRAPVIIFSVAGIIPLVPGGLAYNAMRSFVQNDYSAAMEMAAKALMLSGAIAVGLVLSEVLNQMIRRIPASIRTRSSLK comes from the coding sequence ATGCTCCATTTTATTGAACAAGCTTTAACCAGTTTTGTCGCTTCTGCTGCGTTCGGAATCATCTTCAACGCACCACGGCGCATGCTGCTCCACGGTGGATTTGTCGGCATGATCGGCTGGATCATCTATATCGTGCTTGAATATGCTGCGGATGCGGTACCTGCTACACTTGCAGCGACCATAGCCGTAGGTGTCATTAGCCAGGCTTTCGCGCGCATGTTTCGCGCACCCGTCATCATCTTCAGTGTCGCAGGCATCATTCCTCTGGTTCCTGGTGGACTGGCGTATAATGCGATGCGAAGTTTTGTGCAAAATGACTACAGTGCCGCCATGGAAATGGCCGCCAAGGCACTCATGTTATCCGGCGCTATTGCCGTAGGCCTGGTGTTATCCGAGGTATTAAACCAGATGATACGCCGAATTCCCGCCTCGATCCGGACCAGATCATCATTGAAATGA
- a CDS encoding DUF2569 domain-containing protein, protein MERRYSDSDTDTDMNSLQSKTGIRPERPGISGLGGWLILIQISLWLALVLIISDVSQVNVIMDPARWEGDRGVDPQIYTEMIRPLLWFGFISSAILLVIVIVNLILLYKRKRQFPRMMMVMYIMNVIISIVTWILIARNEIPREQHVLDATPAFQLIVRSILTCCIFIPYFLKSVRVKNTFVK, encoded by the coding sequence ATGGAACGTAGATACAGTGACTCGGATACAGATACGGATATGAACTCGCTGCAATCCAAAACCGGTATCAGACCGGAACGGCCTGGTATCTCCGGCTTGGGCGGATGGCTTATTTTGATCCAGATCAGTCTTTGGCTTGCGCTGGTGTTAATCATCTCGGATGTATCACAGGTGAATGTCATCATGGACCCTGCCAGATGGGAAGGTGACCGTGGTGTCGATCCTCAGATTTACACAGAGATGATCCGTCCACTCCTGTGGTTTGGATTCATAAGCAGTGCCATTCTATTGGTAATCGTTATCGTGAATCTCATTCTTTTATATAAACGGAAGAGACAGTTTCCACGTATGATGATGGTGATGTATATCATGAATGTGATCATAAGCATCGTGACCTGGATTCTGATTGCACGAAATGAAATCCCGAGAGAACAACATGTGCTTGATGCAACTCCGGCTTTTCAGCTGATCGTACGATCCATTCTAACGTGCTGCATCTTTATCCCGTATTTCCTGAAGTCGGTGCGTGTGAAGAATACGTTCGTGAAGTAA
- a CDS encoding penicillin-binding transpeptidase domain-containing protein: MKMAQAYTVFANNGKFNTAHLIRQITDSRGRTIYAHKSENKQVISSSTANDMTRMLQNVISQGTGRRAQLGQHKVAGKTGTTQAALPGVGREANRDLWFVGYTSNWTAAVWMGFDHTDAEHVMRSGSGVAADLFGAVMNRAMP, translated from the coding sequence ATGAAGATGGCGCAGGCCTATACCGTTTTTGCGAATAATGGCAAGTTCAATACGGCCCATCTGATACGCCAAATTACAGATTCCCGTGGACGAACAATATATGCTCATAAGTCGGAAAATAAGCAGGTAATCTCCTCTAGCACGGCGAATGACATGACCAGAATGCTGCAAAATGTAATCAGTCAGGGGACTGGAAGACGTGCACAGTTAGGTCAGCACAAGGTAGCGGGTAAAACAGGAACAACACAGGCTGCGTTACCTGGTGTGGGAAGAGAAGCCAATCGGGATCTGTGGTTCGTAGGCTATACGAGTAACTGGACGGCAGCGGTCTGGATGGGATTTGACCATACGGATGCAGAACATGTTATGAGGTCAGGAAGTGGTGTTGCAGCGGATTTGTTTGGAGCAGTAATGAATCGTGCGATGCCATAA
- a CDS encoding transglycosylase domain-containing protein: MYYVFDAAVVAVLMLTFFYLYLITYGEGMLRNHPEAMQVASSTLITNAEGTEISRLHTQTKGYSEYADLNAVPDLLKMAFLATEDRRFYNHDGLDFIGLGRAMVQDIIHMNLSQGGSSITQQLARNLYLNGDKTLSRKVNEISIAMALEKKYSKDDILEMYLNQIYMGRQQYGVKAAAWWYFGIKDMHQLQLWQVATLAGIPKGPSLYNPVDHPELSKQRRAVILGLMHEQGLITRKQMLEARGVDYRPSETVLDEATSSGLSQPAYVSAVDAVIQEASRLTGRSEAEIQSAGWVIQTGLDQKAQLAMEETFADTTRFPDDRQDEQVQASMVIIDQHNGEVKAMMGGRNPVKGGINRAMMDARQPGSSFKPIIAYGPALESGKFKPASILPDKRMSYGNYQPSNLGGRYSGSISMTQALQKSINAPAVWLLHETGLNEAHQFAARLGIELGKKIVTSRLPWEVCTRECHR, from the coding sequence ATGTATTACGTATTTGATGCAGCAGTCGTTGCCGTTTTGATGTTAACCTTTTTCTATCTCTATCTGATTACTTATGGCGAAGGAATGCTTCGCAATCATCCAGAGGCCATGCAGGTGGCCTCTTCAACCCTTATTACGAATGCAGAGGGGACCGAAATTTCGAGGCTGCACACGCAGACCAAAGGGTATTCGGAATATGCTGACCTGAACGCTGTGCCGGATTTACTAAAGATGGCTTTTTTGGCTACAGAAGATCGACGTTTCTACAACCATGATGGATTGGATTTTATCGGGCTCGGCAGGGCCATGGTGCAAGACATTATACATATGAATCTGAGTCAGGGAGGAAGCTCCATCACGCAGCAACTGGCAAGAAATCTGTATTTGAATGGGGATAAAACGTTGAGTCGAAAGGTGAATGAGATATCGATTGCGATGGCCCTGGAGAAGAAATATAGCAAGGATGACATTCTGGAAATGTATCTGAATCAGATCTACATGGGACGTCAGCAGTATGGTGTAAAAGCGGCAGCTTGGTGGTATTTTGGAATTAAGGACATGCACCAGTTGCAACTATGGCAGGTGGCTACATTGGCCGGAATACCCAAAGGTCCATCTCTATACAATCCAGTAGATCATCCTGAACTTTCCAAACAAAGACGTGCCGTTATCCTTGGACTCATGCATGAACAGGGACTAATTACACGAAAACAGATGCTCGAAGCTCGAGGTGTCGATTACAGGCCGTCTGAAACTGTATTGGATGAAGCAACTTCATCGGGCTTGAGCCAGCCCGCATATGTGTCAGCCGTGGATGCTGTGATTCAGGAGGCTTCGCGGCTCACAGGCAGAAGTGAAGCGGAGATTCAATCGGCAGGCTGGGTTATTCAAACCGGGCTAGACCAAAAGGCGCAACTGGCGATGGAAGAAACCTTTGCAGACACTACCCGATTCCCTGATGATCGTCAAGATGAGCAGGTCCAGGCAAGCATGGTGATAATCGACCAGCATAACGGTGAAGTGAAAGCGATGATGGGGGGACGTAATCCCGTAAAAGGGGGCATCAACCGGGCCATGATGGATGCACGGCAGCCAGGCTCTTCGTTCAAACCGATTATTGCATATGGCCCGGCGTTGGAGTCGGGGAAGTTTAAGCCAGCGAGCATACTGCCGGATAAACGCATGAGTTATGGCAACTATCAACCCAGCAATCTGGGTGGACGTTACAGTGGTTCGATATCCATGACCCAAGCCCTGCAAAAGTCCATCAATGCCCCAGCCGTATGGCTGCTTCATGAAACCGGACTTAACGAAGCACATCAATTTGCCGCACGACTTGGTATTGAACTGGGGAAGAAGATCGTCACCTCTCGATTGCCTTGGGAGGTGTGCACCAGGGAGTGTCACCGATGA
- a CDS encoding response regulator transcription factor, whose product MAQPATILLVDDEQEIIKLMEIYFGNEGYRILTANDGLEALEQLKKESIDLIILDVMMPNMDGIEACMKIREEQKMPIIMLSAKSMDMDKITGLSIGADDYVTKPFNPLELVARAKSQLRRYHTFNEGRENTEHEWIIDDLVINTDTHEVWVDEQPVRLTPREFAVLELLARHQGSVLSMEQIYRQVWKEEFMESNNTVMVHIRKIREKIELDSKHPKFIQTVWGVGYKMIKPQ is encoded by the coding sequence GTGGCACAGCCAGCAACCATTCTGCTTGTGGATGATGAGCAGGAGATTATTAAACTAATGGAGATCTATTTTGGCAACGAGGGGTATCGGATTCTCACTGCGAATGATGGGCTTGAGGCACTGGAACAATTGAAAAAAGAGTCAATCGATCTCATTATTCTGGATGTGATGATGCCGAATATGGACGGAATTGAAGCTTGCATGAAAATTCGGGAAGAGCAGAAAATGCCGATCATTATGCTATCCGCCAAAAGTATGGATATGGATAAGATCACCGGGCTAAGCATTGGTGCTGATGATTATGTGACCAAACCGTTTAACCCGCTTGAACTTGTCGCAAGGGCGAAATCCCAGCTACGCAGGTACCATACCTTCAATGAAGGTCGGGAGAACACGGAGCACGAGTGGATTATTGATGATCTGGTCATTAATACCGATACACATGAAGTCTGGGTGGATGAGCAGCCGGTTCGTCTGACTCCGCGTGAATTTGCTGTTCTCGAATTACTGGCACGCCATCAGGGTTCAGTACTCAGTATGGAACAGATCTATCGCCAGGTTTGGAAGGAAGAATTCATGGAGTCAAACAATACCGTCATGGTGCATATACGCAAGATTCGTGAGAAGATTGAACTTGATAGCAAACATCCCAAGTTCATTCAGACCGTATGGGGTGTTGGTTACAAGATGATCAAACCGCAATAA
- a CDS encoding aminoglycoside phosphotransferase family protein — translation MEQHKAWNASKDNTWIDRLKRIPELGQATWIEPVMKGYSADAKFKMFVPGQGHVLVRVYDVAEKWMKQKEYQCLKSMQQLGVLCPAALGIGRLDEKHGYMILSYIEGEDASERLPQLNEQQQWAVGFEAGAQLQLIHQCPMEEQTESWYIRKSTKHQRYVERYKQCPIVMKEDRAILTFIADHLSWMKSRPDGFQHDDFHPSNLVVRQDKLAGVIDFNRYDQGDPIHEFLKLGLFASEISIPYSIGQIQGYFNGHEPDELFWRLYSLYTAMALVSSVVWIQQVKPEETHEMMTRIERVREDHDDFRSFIPRWYTLNRS, via the coding sequence ATGGAGCAACACAAGGCATGGAATGCATCGAAGGACAATACGTGGATTGACAGGTTAAAACGGATTCCTGAACTTGGTCAGGCTACGTGGATTGAACCGGTTATGAAGGGGTATTCCGCGGATGCTAAATTCAAAATGTTTGTCCCTGGCCAAGGCCATGTGTTGGTGAGGGTATATGATGTTGCTGAAAAATGGATGAAGCAAAAGGAATATCAATGCTTGAAGAGCATGCAACAATTAGGTGTACTGTGTCCAGCAGCGCTGGGCATAGGTAGATTGGATGAGAAGCACGGGTATATGATTCTTAGCTATATTGAAGGCGAAGATGCTTCCGAGAGACTGCCTCAACTGAATGAACAGCAACAGTGGGCCGTTGGATTCGAAGCAGGAGCGCAGTTGCAGCTGATTCACCAGTGTCCGATGGAGGAACAGACCGAATCATGGTACATACGCAAGAGCACGAAGCATCAACGTTACGTAGAGCGTTATAAACAGTGCCCTATTGTGATGAAAGAGGATCGGGCTATTCTAACATTTATCGCAGACCATCTTAGTTGGATGAAAAGTCGGCCGGATGGATTTCAGCATGATGACTTCCACCCGAGCAATCTTGTTGTTAGGCAGGATAAGCTCGCAGGAGTAATTGATTTTAATCGGTATGATCAAGGTGATCCCATTCATGAATTTTTGAAGCTGGGTTTGTTTGCTTCGGAGATCAGTATTCCGTATTCGATAGGTCAGATTCAGGGTTATTTCAATGGTCATGAACCGGATGAGTTATTCTGGAGATTGTATTCGCTGTATACGGCCATGGCGCTGGTGTCCTCTGTGGTATGGATTCAGCAGGTGAAGCCGGAAGAGACACATGAGATGATGACCAGGATCGAGCGTGTCCGTGAAGATCACGATGATTTTCGCAGTTTCATCCCTCGGTGGTATACTTTGAACAGATCATGA
- a CDS encoding DinB family protein encodes MYLLIQSAFKHIDVAVTSLIEICDQLSEEDLALTPIEGKRPVGELLAHLSVICRADVYISEGASEEEMAQFYAENQVHTLREIKQALIDNQMYLYQRYRQFNTEELLQVTDSYWGASYSRLEWLLEIMGHVYHHRGQLYTMLTLTGKEPESVLFK; translated from the coding sequence GTGTATCTGTTGATTCAATCTGCATTCAAACATATTGACGTGGCCGTGACATCGTTGATTGAAATATGTGATCAGCTGTCGGAAGAAGATTTGGCCTTGACTCCAATTGAAGGTAAACGGCCTGTTGGAGAACTACTGGCCCATCTGTCTGTGATCTGCCGAGCGGATGTTTATATTTCCGAAGGTGCATCGGAGGAAGAGATGGCTCAATTCTATGCAGAGAATCAGGTGCATACGCTTCGTGAGATCAAGCAGGCTCTCATTGATAACCAGATGTATCTATACCAACGGTACAGGCAATTTAATACGGAAGAGTTACTGCAAGTGACGGATTCGTATTGGGGAGCATCCTATAGTCGGCTGGAGTGGTTGCTTGAGATTATGGGGCATGTATATCATCACAGGGGACAATTGTACACGATGCTGACCCTGACAGGCAAAGAACCCGAATCAGTGCTTTTTAAATAG
- a CDS encoding YwqG family protein, with protein sequence MIKPEQCERLTRKARKTLEEYGLGVAADLLLSSSRWGIRLDVSTLDEYRRTGNSRVGGHPDLPSRMEWPVTKEGVPMTFLAQLNLVDLSPYTPNDGRGTLPERGMLYFFVGTDETACPIEHRVIFEPSSHNLIRREPEGDTALGGAPFVAHSVTVLPNLEFPTYAYIDVNALNELSEPQLGSDETEAEVSLYDRYLEFESSWNHPSTLNWGGMFGYPDGQHPDAEHRALLQIALGEEYDNNEQACEDKLTKYYGGDEDRTWQELSDTLLLLKIDTHDAIGFQWWDCGELQFFIRKSDLEAGRFEQTYCSLYSS encoded by the coding sequence ATGATTAAGCCAGAACAATGTGAACGTCTGACCAGAAAAGCCCGTAAAACACTTGAGGAATATGGTTTGGGAGTTGCTGCCGATCTGCTGTTGTCCTCAAGCCGCTGGGGAATTCGCCTCGATGTATCCACACTGGACGAATACCGCAGGACAGGAAACTCACGTGTGGGTGGACATCCAGATCTGCCAAGTCGCATGGAATGGCCCGTAACCAAAGAAGGCGTTCCAATGACTTTCCTGGCCCAGTTGAACCTGGTGGATTTGTCGCCATACACGCCAAATGACGGGCGAGGGACTTTGCCTGAACGTGGAATGTTATACTTTTTCGTTGGTACGGATGAAACTGCTTGTCCCATTGAACATCGTGTGATTTTTGAGCCGAGTTCTCACAACCTCATCAGGCGAGAACCTGAAGGGGATACTGCGCTGGGTGGAGCTCCGTTTGTTGCACATTCGGTGACCGTGCTGCCTAATCTTGAGTTTCCTACATATGCATATATTGATGTCAATGCACTGAATGAACTCTCGGAGCCTCAGCTTGGGTCCGATGAGACTGAAGCGGAAGTAAGTCTGTATGACCGATACCTTGAATTCGAGTCAAGCTGGAATCATCCAAGTACGCTGAACTGGGGTGGTATGTTTGGATATCCTGATGGGCAGCATCCGGATGCCGAGCATCGGGCCTTATTGCAGATCGCACTGGGCGAAGAGTATGATAATAATGAGCAGGCGTGTGAAGATAAGCTGACCAAGTATTACGGCGGAGATGAGGATCGGACATGGCAGGAACTATCCGATACGCTGCTGTTGTTGAAGATAGATACACATGATGCCATAGGTTTCCAATGGTGGGATTGCGGGGAACTGCAATTTTTCATTCGCAAGTCTGACCTGGAGGCTGGACGATTCGAGCAAACGTATTGTTCGTTATATTCAAGTTGA
- a CDS encoding ammonium transporter, translated as MTLETLSTGIDTVWVVLSAAMILLMEGGFALLEAGFVRYKNSVNIIMKVFADITIGTLLFYAIGFGLMYGSDVGGFAGVTGFFLNGDLSHLDVPVSLETFWLFQAAFTIAVISIVSGAVAERINFRAYLLYIILMTAIIYPIGGHWAWGGGWLSQLGMQDFAGSAVIHALGGFSALAAAIIIGPRKGKYTPLGVSAIALPSNLPLASVGAFLLWFGWFGFNAGSTLSATDVRIGHIAIVTMLSAASGGAVTLLYTLFRFNRSDAPSVINGSLAGLVGITAGCAFVGDVAAIFIGAVSGLLMMAATNWLDRRQIDDPVGAFPVHAASGMWGTIAVGLFATDGGLFMGGGWRLLGVQALGLTALVIWGFAMTWIGLKLIGKIVPVRSTEEEEDLGLDISYHGVMAAHQAHEFLDGEEHMRAYQENSSDPNR; from the coding sequence ATGACTTTGGAGACGTTAAGCACCGGGATCGATACGGTTTGGGTCGTACTTAGTGCAGCGATGATTTTATTGATGGAGGGTGGATTCGCCCTGCTAGAGGCTGGCTTTGTACGTTATAAAAATAGTGTGAACATTATTATGAAGGTTTTTGCGGACATTACGATTGGAACATTGCTGTTTTATGCCATCGGGTTTGGACTTATGTATGGTTCAGACGTTGGCGGTTTTGCGGGAGTAACGGGATTTTTCCTGAACGGGGATTTGTCACATCTGGACGTGCCGGTATCTCTGGAGACATTCTGGTTGTTCCAGGCTGCCTTTACCATTGCCGTTATATCCATCGTTTCAGGAGCGGTAGCCGAGCGGATCAACTTCCGGGCTTATCTTCTGTATATCATATTGATGACGGCGATCATCTATCCAATTGGTGGACACTGGGCATGGGGCGGCGGCTGGCTGAGTCAGTTGGGAATGCAGGACTTTGCCGGTTCGGCTGTCATCCATGCGCTTGGCGGATTCTCGGCACTCGCTGCTGCGATTATTATTGGTCCGCGTAAAGGCAAATACACGCCGCTTGGCGTAAGTGCCATTGCACTTCCAAGCAATCTGCCACTGGCATCTGTAGGAGCATTTCTGTTATGGTTCGGCTGGTTTGGCTTCAATGCGGGCAGTACACTCAGCGCGACGGATGTAAGAATTGGTCACATTGCGATTGTCACGATGTTATCCGCGGCTTCGGGTGGTGCAGTTACGTTGCTGTACACGTTATTCCGCTTCAATCGTTCAGATGCACCATCGGTCATTAACGGTTCGCTTGCGGGGCTGGTCGGAATTACGGCAGGCTGTGCTTTTGTTGGTGATGTAGCCGCGATATTCATTGGGGCCGTATCCGGCTTATTGATGATGGCTGCCACCAACTGGCTGGACCGTCGGCAGATTGATGATCCAGTTGGTGCTTTCCCGGTGCATGCCGCATCAGGAATGTGGGGCACGATTGCAGTAGGTCTGTTTGCCACGGATGGTGGATTATTTATGGGCGGCGGCTGGAGGTTGCTGGGTGTACAAGCACTTGGCCTTACAGCTCTGGTCATCTGGGGATTCGCCATGACCTGGATCGGGTTAAAGCTTATTGGCAAAATTGTGCCTGTACGTTCGACAGAAGAAGAGGAGGATCTGGGTCTGGATATCAGCTATCATGGTGTGATGGCAGCCCATCAAGCCCATGAATTCCTGGACGGTGAGGAGCATATGCGTGCCTACCAGGAAAATTCGTCTGATCCAAATCGTTAA
- a CDS encoding DinB family protein — protein MFTRNDDIRNQIWDTISGLDEDQLNRKPSPEQWSILQVLRHLNLMENVIGQQARLALRRNRPCLWIKNHMN, from the coding sequence ATGTTTACTCGTAATGACGATATACGTAATCAGATTTGGGATACCATCTCCGGATTGGACGAAGATCAATTGAACCGGAAACCTTCACCTGAACAATGGAGTATCTTGCAAGTACTGCGTCATTTGAATCTGATGGAGAATGTAATTGGTCAGCAAGCCCGCCTTGCGCTGAGAAGGAACAGACCGTGTCTGTGGATAAAAAACCATATGAATTAA
- a CDS encoding DinB family protein, whose amino-acid sequence MSVDKKPYELTLDRSRSVEAPPHLQPPAAPEKIALVRNDLDESHQALNNFALDHDPDLLRSKSFPHPVFGEMDLIQWIDFASYHEERHLGQIQGIKHQLGV is encoded by the coding sequence GTGTCTGTGGATAAAAAACCATATGAATTAACACTGGACCGCAGCCGCTCCGTCGAGGCACCGCCCCATCTTCAGCCTCCAGCTGCGCCTGAAAAAATCGCACTTGTACGCAACGATTTGGACGAATCCCACCAAGCATTAAATAACTTTGCATTGGATCATGACCCTGACCTGCTGCGCAGCAAGTCCTTCCCACATCCCGTATTTGGTGAGATGGATCTGATCCAGTGGATTGACTTTGCAAGTTATCATGAGGAGCGTCATCTGGGACAGATTCAAGGGATTAAACATCAGCTTGGTGTATAA
- a CDS encoding GNAT family N-acetyltransferase, with translation MKLEDVQIEYARREDLPRIVDIYNSTIESRMVTADLEPVTVEQRVPWFEDHSPDHRPLWVMKQAGHVVAWASLSSFYGRPAYNGTVEVSVYVDQQCRGIGAGGRLLETVFAACPALGITTILGFVFGHNEPSLGLLRKHGFEQWGYYPEVAVLDGVNRDLAILGKKI, from the coding sequence ATGAAGCTGGAAGATGTGCAGATTGAATATGCGCGCCGGGAGGATCTGCCGAGGATTGTGGACATCTATAATTCCACCATCGAGAGCCGTATGGTAACGGCGGACTTGGAACCGGTGACAGTGGAGCAACGTGTGCCTTGGTTCGAGGACCATTCACCTGATCATCGTCCGCTTTGGGTGATGAAGCAGGCAGGGCATGTGGTGGCTTGGGCAAGTCTCAGCTCGTTCTATGGACGCCCTGCGTATAATGGAACGGTGGAAGTCAGTGTATACGTGGATCAGCAATGTCGCGGAATTGGGGCTGGCGGACGTTTGCTCGAAACTGTATTTGCGGCGTGTCCTGCACTGGGCATTACGACCATTCTCGGATTTGTCTTCGGGCATAACGAACCGAGTCTGGGGTTATTGCGCAAGCATGGTTTTGAACAGTGGGGATATTATCCCGAAGTGGCTGTGCTGGATGGTGTGAATAGAGATCTGGCGATTTTGGGCAAAAAAATATAG